A portion of the Stigmatella aurantiaca DW4/3-1 genome contains these proteins:
- a CDS encoding peptidase c1a, papain: MEILDASVPPTTQLSPLFHYYVTRPDPYNLGLLDIRAAFSTAASLGVCAQTLHAPAMTARGARMAPTPEAFADAEQRKLVGYDPARRRIQYELLEDVRAWRTALFAGFPIIAGFWVTSAYDALSKKNPVHGSPPAEPSRARHCVLILGFDDLVAEGAFLAKDSGGPGFASGGSWWLPYQTADSSLVIEAWAIRRITY, from the coding sequence ATGGAAATCCTTGACGCGAGCGTTCCTCCCACTACCCAGCTCTCCCCGCTCTTCCACTACTACGTCACGCGTCCGGATCCTTACAACCTCGGGTTGCTGGATATCCGCGCCGCGTTCAGCACCGCCGCGTCACTGGGCGTATGCGCCCAAACGCTCCATGCCCCCGCCATGACCGCGAGAGGGGCGAGAATGGCCCCCACCCCAGAGGCATTCGCGGATGCCGAACAACGCAAGTTGGTGGGGTACGATCCTGCCCGGCGGCGCATTCAGTATGAGCTGCTCGAAGATGTTCGCGCCTGGCGCACGGCGCTGTTCGCCGGCTTCCCCATCATCGCGGGATTCTGGGTGACGTCGGCGTATGACGCTCTCTCGAAAAAGAACCCTGTGCATGGTTCGCCCCCCGCGGAGCCCTCTCGCGCAAGGCACTGCGTGCTGATCCTGGGCTTCGATGATCTCGTCGCAGAGGGGGCCTTCCTGGCGAAGGACTCCGGAGGTCCTGGATTCGCCAGTGGCGGAAGCTGGTGGCTGCCATACCAGACCGCTGACTCATCGCTCGTGATCGAAGCCTGGGCAATCCGCCGCATCACCTATTGA
- a CDS encoding sterol-binding-like protein, which yields MAEPRMAALLAESFAVLAREQPAAYSGMCARLKGLAVRLEVGPESFTAAFGVGHAQVRLPDETEQAQVSTGRETVLAVLDGEQSLTQAVLTDAVRVVGPLDTLLRLHEGLVLYVQGAARAPGFAALLRRLREMGSSIA from the coding sequence GTGGCTGAGCCCCGGATGGCGGCCCTGCTGGCCGAGTCGTTCGCGGTGCTCGCCCGGGAGCAACCGGCGGCGTACTCGGGGATGTGCGCTCGGCTAAAAGGCCTGGCCGTGAGGCTGGAGGTGGGGCCCGAGTCCTTCACCGCCGCGTTTGGTGTTGGGCACGCCCAGGTGCGTCTGCCCGATGAGACGGAGCAGGCCCAGGTCTCCACCGGGCGCGAAACGGTGCTGGCCGTGCTCGATGGCGAGCAATCCCTCACGCAGGCCGTGCTCACGGATGCCGTGCGGGTGGTGGGGCCCCTGGACACGCTGCTACGGCTCCACGAGGGGCTGGTGCTCTATGTGCAAGGGGCAGCGCGTGCTCCAGGCTTCGCTGCGTTGCTGCGGCGCTTGCGCGAAATGGGGTCTTCCATTGCATGA
- a CDS encoding class I SAM-dependent methyltransferase — protein MTDMPGNRALLDQSMALALLSWRLHVFEPARWMKRLGLYRASTLGAPVVPGVPGGSGPHLSRRYSQPVLLPGEPEGYSEVKDFDRVAHLYEAAVRPFSEPILEEVEALMHPLSPRARVLDPSCGPGGAVLRLAQRVPQGEVVAADLSRGMVETACEAARRARLTNLAFFQADVGKPPEAFTGYFDAIVCCLSFHHYPDGAEAVRAFRKVLAPGGKVFVADAGPRWFVELARPISVLADPGFVRHRTGEEFLELFAHAGFSRVSWIEVLPGIGVTVASV, from the coding sequence ATGACTGACATGCCAGGAAATCGCGCACTGCTGGACCAGTCGATGGCACTGGCGCTGCTGTCCTGGAGGCTGCATGTCTTCGAGCCCGCGCGGTGGATGAAGCGGCTGGGACTGTACCGGGCCAGCACGCTCGGGGCGCCCGTGGTTCCGGGGGTGCCGGGAGGCAGCGGCCCGCACTTGTCGAGGCGTTACAGCCAGCCGGTGCTGCTGCCAGGAGAGCCCGAGGGCTACAGCGAGGTGAAAGACTTCGACCGGGTGGCGCACCTGTATGAGGCGGCGGTGCGGCCTTTCTCGGAGCCCATCTTGGAGGAGGTAGAGGCGCTGATGCACCCGCTGTCGCCCCGGGCGCGGGTGCTGGATCCTTCCTGTGGGCCCGGGGGGGCGGTGTTGCGGTTGGCCCAGCGCGTGCCGCAGGGGGAGGTGGTGGCGGCGGATCTGTCGCGAGGGATGGTGGAGACGGCATGCGAGGCGGCGCGGCGCGCGAGGCTCACGAACCTGGCGTTCTTCCAGGCGGACGTGGGCAAGCCGCCCGAGGCCTTCACGGGGTACTTCGACGCCATCGTCTGCTGTCTGTCCTTCCACCACTACCCGGATGGCGCTGAGGCAGTGCGGGCCTTCCGGAAGGTGTTGGCCCCTGGAGGCAAGGTGTTCGTGGCGGACGCGGGCCCCCGGTGGTTCGTCGAGCTGGCGCGGCCCATCTCGGTGCTGGCGGATCCAGGCTTCGTGCGCCACCGCACGGGAGAGGAATTCCTGGAACTCTTTGCCCACGCGGGCTTCTCACGCGTGTCTTGGATTGAAGTCCTGCCAGGGATTGGCGTGACCGTCGCCTCGGTGTAA
- a CDS encoding serine/threonine-protein kinase PknK, with the protein MTSFDAFPGTARFQVRALLGQGATGQVYRVFDRETAREVALKTLRLPSTEALLPLKREFRTRVGLAHPNLLQLHELFVEEGSCFFTMEAIEGVDFLHWTRGSGGRARGSTLGDSLPEGTEFPAVPVPGDAEAVRPVVALLSPESVESRLRQGLLQLLQALGALHAVQLVHRDIKPSNVLVTPQERVVVLDFGLAATFRPHLPEQPLVHRPVGTPAYMAPEQVTGGPVGPAADLYAVGAMLYEALTGAPPFATLGGRLLERKVRHAPPHVRELAPRAPEALAQLTMALLSIEPAHRPSVDACLAQLAASAQAPVRPVPRPLPGPLFVGRASELEALSQALEAVFTQGQQVTVHMQGPSGIGKSTLVRHFLALQPPERGPLVLHGRCHPQESVPYKALDAAVDALARHLESLPAAALAALVPSRAAALARLFPVLGRLAAFSQEPVPSALPDVAELRRQGAQALREVLEHLARGGRPLVLWLDDVQWGDSDSAPLFEALLRPPAPPLLLLLTWRAEDREASPLLRQLLSLTQGASARELALGALPPSEVEALVSALLVPSAPRAEREAILAQAEGNPFIARELALTAGRRGLFAPGAPVDVAQLVRERVRELPEGALPLLEVASLAGRPLPRSIALRASGLGEGGRGCAAALRDAGLLREVPGAEPGLGASHDRIREALLGGMPAGDRARRHRAVAEALAALAPEDDDALLLHWEGAGEPMQAGHHAVRAAERAFRALAFESAAALYHKALALLGPRADRPALQERLAEALANQGRAEEAAAQYLEAARALGGERERDLRRRASEQYLKSGRFEEGWRELHPVLRALGVSVPGSFGAAVWAATWRRLLFLARPVDLEALRAPAAASPEGRHHLEVLWSACTSWTMVNPMLSDTFRTMHLLGARRLGDATVLSRAMALEATMELHTGGRLMEASAARLLAKVRRQVERAGGPYDRAWYGLALVNRGYTQGRWREVVEEATRAEALFREHCPGSDWERVTLAIFHHHALAMRGELRQLGTRLEALQHEAEQRGDLHARCEAYLGEPVVAWLARDLGEEARARAGEAMAAQSPRTSTWPESAYRRQHFAHLISTVYTAHYEGKPWPAWRAVLDQWEPLRGSFMLALRTTGLNLRHMRARAALAAAAALAREDTPPPAGVPSRWRRRALLADARAQVRELEKDPLGCARPLAGLVRAGLAWQEGDGARAQRDLEASVEGFAREDMALYREAARWALGAVRGGAGGERSQRQAREWMEAEGVVRPGALVAALVPGVGAWPEGRPAQ; encoded by the coding sequence ATGACTTCCTTCGATGCTTTCCCCGGTACGGCTCGCTTCCAGGTGCGCGCCCTCCTGGGTCAGGGCGCCACGGGACAGGTTTACCGGGTGTTCGACCGGGAGACGGCCCGCGAGGTCGCCCTCAAGACGCTGCGCCTTCCCTCCACGGAGGCGCTGTTGCCCCTCAAGCGCGAGTTCCGTACCCGCGTCGGCCTTGCCCATCCCAACCTTCTTCAGCTCCATGAGCTGTTCGTCGAGGAGGGCTCCTGCTTTTTCACCATGGAGGCCATCGAGGGCGTGGACTTTCTCCACTGGACCCGTGGCTCTGGGGGCCGCGCCCGTGGCTCGACGCTCGGTGACTCCCTCCCCGAAGGGACCGAGTTTCCGGCCGTCCCCGTTCCCGGGGATGCAGAGGCTGTCAGGCCCGTGGTGGCTCTGCTCAGCCCTGAGTCCGTGGAGTCGCGGTTGCGCCAGGGGCTCCTCCAGCTCCTCCAGGCGCTGGGCGCCCTGCACGCCGTGCAGCTCGTCCACCGCGACATCAAACCCTCCAACGTGCTGGTCACCCCCCAGGAGCGGGTCGTCGTGCTCGACTTCGGGCTCGCCGCCACGTTTCGGCCCCATCTCCCCGAGCAGCCTCTCGTCCACCGCCCCGTGGGCACCCCGGCCTATATGGCGCCTGAACAGGTGACAGGGGGCCCCGTGGGCCCCGCCGCCGACCTCTACGCCGTGGGCGCCATGCTCTACGAGGCGCTCACCGGAGCGCCACCCTTTGCCACGCTCGGGGGCAGGCTGCTCGAACGCAAGGTGCGTCACGCGCCCCCGCACGTGCGGGAACTCGCCCCCCGCGCCCCAGAGGCGCTGGCCCAACTCACCATGGCGCTGCTCTCGATCGAGCCAGCGCACCGCCCCAGCGTGGACGCCTGTCTCGCCCAGCTCGCGGCCAGCGCGCAGGCGCCCGTCCGTCCGGTGCCGCGCCCCCTCCCGGGCCCTCTCTTCGTCGGCCGCGCGTCCGAGCTGGAGGCGCTTTCCCAGGCCCTGGAGGCGGTGTTTACCCAGGGGCAGCAGGTGACGGTCCACATGCAAGGGCCCTCGGGCATCGGCAAGTCCACGCTGGTGCGGCACTTCCTCGCCCTCCAGCCCCCTGAGCGCGGGCCCCTCGTGCTGCACGGACGTTGCCACCCTCAGGAGAGCGTCCCCTACAAGGCCCTGGACGCCGCCGTTGATGCGCTGGCCCGCCACCTGGAGTCGCTCCCCGCCGCCGCGCTTGCCGCGCTTGTGCCCTCCCGCGCCGCGGCCCTCGCCCGGCTCTTTCCCGTCCTGGGGCGGCTCGCGGCCTTCTCCCAGGAGCCCGTCCCTTCTGCCTTGCCGGACGTGGCGGAGTTGCGGCGCCAGGGCGCCCAGGCTCTGCGCGAGGTGCTCGAGCATCTGGCCCGCGGTGGCCGTCCCCTGGTGCTGTGGCTCGATGACGTGCAGTGGGGGGACAGCGACTCGGCCCCTCTGTTTGAGGCGTTGCTGCGGCCCCCCGCCCCGCCCCTGCTGCTGCTGCTCACCTGGCGCGCGGAGGACCGCGAGGCAAGCCCGCTGCTGCGCCAGCTCCTCTCCCTCACGCAGGGGGCCTCTGCACGCGAGCTGGCCCTGGGGGCCTTGCCGCCTTCCGAGGTGGAAGCCCTGGTGTCGGCGCTGCTCGTCCCCAGTGCCCCTCGCGCCGAGCGCGAAGCCATCCTTGCCCAGGCAGAGGGCAACCCCTTCATCGCCCGCGAGCTGGCCCTGACCGCGGGCCGCCGGGGGCTGTTCGCTCCAGGTGCTCCGGTGGACGTGGCCCAGCTGGTGCGCGAACGCGTCCGTGAGCTGCCCGAGGGGGCGTTGCCCCTGCTGGAGGTGGCCTCGCTGGCGGGGCGGCCCCTGCCGCGAAGCATCGCCTTGAGGGCCTCGGGGCTGGGGGAGGGTGGACGGGGGTGCGCGGCCGCGCTGCGCGACGCGGGCCTCCTGCGCGAGGTGCCTGGCGCGGAGCCGGGCCTGGGCGCCTCGCATGACCGCATCCGCGAGGCGCTGCTGGGGGGGATGCCCGCCGGGGACCGGGCGCGGCGGCACCGGGCCGTGGCCGAGGCCCTCGCCGCGCTCGCTCCCGAGGACGATGATGCGCTGCTGTTGCACTGGGAGGGCGCGGGAGAGCCCATGCAGGCGGGCCACCACGCGGTGCGCGCGGCGGAGCGGGCCTTCCGGGCACTCGCCTTCGAGAGCGCCGCCGCGCTCTACCACAAGGCGCTCGCGCTGCTGGGGCCCCGCGCGGACCGTCCGGCGCTCCAGGAGCGGCTCGCCGAGGCCCTTGCCAACCAGGGCCGCGCGGAGGAAGCCGCCGCGCAGTACCTGGAGGCGGCCCGGGCGCTGGGCGGCGAGCGTGAGCGGGATTTGCGGCGGCGCGCCTCCGAGCAGTACCTCAAGAGCGGCCGTTTCGAGGAGGGGTGGCGCGAGCTGCACCCCGTGCTGCGCGCGCTCGGGGTGAGCGTGCCGGGCTCCTTCGGCGCGGCGGTGTGGGCGGCCACGTGGCGCCGGCTGCTCTTCCTGGCGCGGCCAGTGGACCTGGAGGCCCTGCGCGCTCCGGCCGCCGCTTCGCCCGAGGGGCGCCACCACCTGGAGGTGCTCTGGTCGGCCTGCACGAGCTGGACGATGGTCAACCCGATGCTCTCGGACACCTTCCGCACCATGCACCTGCTGGGCGCGCGGCGGCTGGGGGATGCCACCGTGCTGAGCCGCGCCATGGCGCTGGAGGCGACCATGGAACTGCACACGGGGGGGCGGCTGATGGAGGCGAGCGCGGCCCGGCTGCTGGCGAAGGTGCGCCGGCAGGTGGAGCGCGCGGGCGGGCCCTATGACCGGGCGTGGTATGGGCTGGCGCTCGTCAACCGGGGCTATACCCAGGGCCGTTGGCGCGAGGTGGTGGAAGAGGCCACGCGCGCCGAGGCCCTCTTTCGCGAGCACTGTCCCGGCAGTGATTGGGAGCGTGTCACCCTGGCCATCTTCCACCACCACGCGCTGGCCATGCGGGGCGAGCTGCGCCAGCTGGGGACGCGGTTGGAGGCGCTCCAGCACGAGGCGGAGCAACGGGGAGACCTGCACGCGCGCTGCGAGGCGTACCTGGGCGAGCCGGTGGTGGCCTGGCTGGCGAGGGACCTGGGGGAGGAGGCGCGGGCGCGGGCCGGGGAAGCCATGGCCGCGCAGTCCCCGCGCACGTCCACGTGGCCCGAGAGCGCCTACCGGCGCCAGCACTTCGCGCACCTGATCTCCACGGTCTACACGGCGCACTACGAGGGGAAGCCCTGGCCGGCGTGGCGGGCGGTGCTCGATCAGTGGGAGCCGCTGCGGGGCTCCTTCATGCTGGCCCTGCGGACCACCGGGCTGAACCTGCGGCACATGCGCGCCCGGGCGGCGCTGGCGGCGGCGGCGGCACTGGCCAGGGAGGACACACCGCCTCCTGCCGGGGTGCCCTCGCGCTGGCGCCGGAGGGCGTTGCTGGCGGACGCGCGCGCGCAGGTGCGTGAGCTGGAGAAGGACCCCCTGGGCTGCGCGCGGCCCCTGGCGGGGCTGGTGCGGGCGGGGCTGGCCTGGCAGGAGGGGGACGGGGCCCGGGCCCAGCGGGACCTGGAGGCGAGCGTGGAGGGCTTCGCGCGGGAGGACATGGCCCTGTACCGGGAGGCGGCGCGCTGGGCCCTGGGCGCGGTGCGGGGAGGCGCTGGGGGCGAGCGCTCCCAGCGCCAGGCCCGTGAGTGGATGGAGGCCGAGGGCGTGGTGCGGCCCGGGGCCCTGGTGGCCGCGCTGGTGCCCGGCGTGGGGGCGTGGCCCGAGGGGCGGCCCGCTCAGTAG
- a CDS encoding DUF5953 family protein: MPVACLVRTVRHVLIPLLRNGRTRQCASGLAARSCSWSWPVPRRSRSSETRSPFHGRPSLRQSLVGWVVQLPEAPLDLDIPAHVEALRCACEHFPAIGGRIPPSEGAKD; this comes from the coding sequence ATGCCCGTGGCCTGCCTGGTACGCACAGTGCGACACGTGCTGATCCCTCTCTTGCGGAATGGGAGAACGCGGCAGTGCGCTTCCGGACTTGCAGCCCGCTCATGCTCTTGGTCCTGGCCTGTGCCACGGCGGAGCCGAAGCAGCGAAACCAGGTCGCCCTTCCATGGGCGCCCCTCGTTGCGCCAGAGCCTGGTTGGGTGGGTGGTCCAGCTCCCGGAGGCTCCACTCGATCTCGACATCCCTGCCCATGTCGAGGCGCTGAGATGTGCCTGTGAGCACTTCCCTGCCATTGGCGGGCGCATCCCTCCCTCTGAGGGGGCCAAGGATTGA
- a CDS encoding DUF4831 family protein, translated as MTVSIPVKKTSWEGPTCSGDDGKLAAEKIGINTEASGYGKAGQKIELGDPVIELRAEPDPQQLFAIELSKGFLSKTKHNFEFSERGLLTVNSLESENLAAAWGTKAFESVTKLVPSILGFGSSNPNAKGIITINKELCEAKATQIINLRQELRRLMNGSQQTNGTPRDALEFMVKELRTLESSEMEAFIGKQKVIESTVQCEYVPEPQLPENAPSKRPSVTPETVKLLGRGKAGLQGQPESKARCLLSQELAAPDEASEELITLKITPENDPFLTALNAVQPDEPKNAEGGLRYRIPGAAMLTVHAEGKSPTTGTAVNKLKAVTRRLIPQFGIVVTLPGDKGLGDVSKKLSTAFYGDLGMLKTLSMESASADPALLGAAADLGKTLLDEETKRRTTKEGKELADLEEKKKRLELEKAIRDFEAALAAPIQ; from the coding sequence GTGACCGTCTCCATTCCAGTGAAGAAGACTTCCTGGGAGGGGCCGACCTGCTCAGGAGACGACGGCAAGCTTGCGGCCGAAAAAATCGGCATCAACACTGAAGCCAGCGGTTACGGGAAGGCCGGCCAGAAAATAGAACTCGGAGATCCGGTCATCGAATTGCGCGCAGAGCCAGATCCTCAACAGCTCTTCGCCATCGAACTCTCCAAGGGCTTCCTCAGCAAGACAAAACACAATTTTGAATTCTCCGAGCGCGGACTCCTGACGGTCAACTCCCTGGAGTCGGAGAACCTGGCGGCTGCATGGGGCACCAAAGCCTTCGAGTCAGTGACCAAGCTGGTGCCCTCCATCCTTGGGTTTGGCTCGTCCAACCCCAATGCCAAAGGCATTATCACAATCAACAAGGAGCTCTGCGAAGCCAAAGCAACTCAGATCATCAATCTTCGACAGGAACTCCGGCGGCTCATGAATGGCTCGCAGCAGACCAATGGAACCCCCCGGGACGCACTTGAATTCATGGTGAAGGAACTGCGCACCCTTGAATCCTCCGAAATGGAGGCGTTCATTGGAAAGCAGAAGGTGATTGAGAGCACGGTTCAATGCGAGTACGTCCCAGAACCTCAGCTCCCAGAGAACGCACCGTCGAAGCGGCCCTCGGTCACCCCCGAAACCGTGAAGCTGCTTGGACGAGGCAAGGCGGGACTCCAAGGCCAGCCCGAATCGAAAGCCCGCTGTCTTCTGTCCCAAGAGCTTGCCGCGCCAGATGAAGCCTCGGAGGAGTTGATCACGCTGAAGATCACCCCGGAAAATGATCCGTTCCTGACCGCTCTCAATGCCGTGCAGCCCGACGAGCCCAAGAATGCCGAAGGAGGGCTGCGGTACCGGATTCCCGGAGCAGCCATGCTGACGGTGCATGCCGAGGGGAAATCTCCCACCACCGGCACGGCCGTGAACAAGCTCAAGGCGGTCACCCGTCGGCTGATCCCACAGTTCGGCATCGTTGTGACCCTCCCTGGAGACAAAGGCCTGGGGGATGTCTCGAAGAAGCTCTCCACGGCCTTCTACGGTGATCTCGGAATGCTCAAGACCCTCTCGATGGAGAGCGCTTCCGCAGATCCGGCCCTCCTGGGCGCTGCGGCGGATCTCGGAAAAACCCTCCTTGACGAAGAGACCAAGCGCCGCACCACCAAAGAAGGCAAGGAGCTGGCGGACCTTGAAGAGAAGAAGAAAAGGTTGGAGTTGGAAAAGGCCATCCGGGATTTCGAAGCCGCACTGGCCGCCCCCATCCAATAG
- a CDS encoding NAD(P)-binding protein: protein MPPKKSASSPQRKTESNARVYIYGGGVSGLTAAHELATRGFEVLLFERERALGPRGLLEPESLGGMAKTQYFTPVQGEPISFQQARPKDLVGQGVEAARYFPECWLEFTEGRQTRTPPSLTPSKESIEHLTSAAEFVNDLWKQEKEGRFNPKLGRLRDMQIHVQAFTDESDERIRVWRTATGTAPGKSKRNAKAPADNPSLNNRVEMTRQVKSLLSRRLSPDLRHRIIPLEGQESGSFLRASSSLGAPPVSRNWVRILFYRPQLPGEHGYRFFPSYYRHVFDTMARIPLQDDQGQPSGGSVLDNLMPLPEIGIASNTQAPFLLSWNSPQTGDALSRTEYNRRRMAELNIHSQDLLQFSLRVLRYMLSCPQRRAAEMEELSWWEYLEGYDLKKGTRLYRYGEAFAHLVKSSSRVLAALDGAQGDARTCGNTYVQLLAQALVPTPRNNCTLNGPTSEAWFTHWRTHLERLGVKFFQGSLAGFQLENGRLVAQMDYLSKPKAPEPHGGAGDKEAVYFVVATDLPSAAQTAKNLGAGIPSQLQDYASKIPVHPRATTFRPRTESEWELEHPAWDRLQTISGIQFFFEKHLNIVDGYLYCVDAEWGLSAICSQLVWKERPIAALSAYQSILSVDIGDWNAPSRELKKTASQCSPEQLAAEVLRQLRVSLSARGQGRPPAGFVLPEPDWIHIDDSLEYLAPEEKSPPLSLFRLARNRAPYLVPIAGDWKYRPGPEPWDPTPQAAPPPRWEHPASVWQPPQGGYPVHYDRLVFAGTWTRTFTRMTTMESANESARHAVNAILDHRTFKHPPATGTASTPSTPSAPSSHWQYPGSPGISGSNPYQRGFFPTTPWGDYCRIWNPEINELPDLELLQQQDEKNFHQGLPHPMDMMGAEVLPSIFSQVPGLGTSFDSLLNWAASLGATLPQASHGLLAVLRHLRSVLESAPRSHHPY from the coding sequence ATGCCACCGAAAAAGAGCGCCTCCTCCCCGCAGCGAAAAACCGAGTCGAATGCGAGAGTCTATATCTATGGGGGAGGAGTCTCGGGGCTGACGGCCGCCCATGAGCTGGCGACGCGCGGCTTCGAGGTGCTGCTGTTTGAGCGCGAGCGGGCCTTGGGGCCCCGGGGACTGTTGGAGCCGGAGTCGCTCGGTGGAATGGCGAAGACCCAATACTTCACCCCTGTGCAGGGGGAGCCCATCTCTTTCCAACAGGCCCGCCCCAAGGATCTCGTAGGGCAGGGCGTCGAGGCCGCACGGTACTTTCCGGAATGCTGGCTCGAGTTCACCGAAGGCCGACAAACGCGGACGCCCCCCTCCTTGACCCCCTCGAAGGAATCCATCGAGCACCTCACCAGCGCCGCCGAGTTCGTCAATGACCTTTGGAAACAAGAGAAAGAGGGCCGCTTCAATCCAAAGCTGGGTCGGCTGCGTGACATGCAGATCCATGTCCAAGCCTTTACCGACGAGAGCGACGAGCGGATCAGGGTGTGGCGGACGGCCACGGGCACTGCCCCCGGGAAGAGCAAGCGAAACGCCAAGGCGCCAGCCGACAATCCGTCCCTCAACAACCGGGTCGAGATGACCCGGCAGGTCAAGAGCCTCTTGTCGAGACGCCTCTCTCCCGACCTGCGGCACCGGATCATCCCCCTCGAAGGCCAGGAGTCAGGAAGTTTTCTCAGAGCCTCCTCCAGCCTGGGGGCCCCTCCCGTCTCGAGAAACTGGGTGCGCATCCTCTTTTACCGGCCCCAGCTCCCCGGTGAGCATGGCTATCGCTTCTTTCCGTCGTACTACCGCCACGTCTTCGACACCATGGCGCGGATTCCACTCCAGGATGACCAGGGGCAACCCTCGGGTGGCTCCGTCCTGGACAACCTGATGCCCCTGCCGGAGATTGGCATCGCCAGCAACACCCAGGCCCCCTTCCTGCTCAGCTGGAACTCCCCGCAGACGGGCGATGCTCTCTCCCGTACCGAATACAACCGGCGCAGGATGGCGGAGCTGAACATCCACTCTCAGGATCTGCTCCAGTTCTCGCTGCGTGTGCTGCGCTACATGCTTTCTTGCCCACAGCGTCGTGCCGCCGAGATGGAGGAGCTGTCCTGGTGGGAGTACCTGGAAGGCTACGATCTCAAGAAGGGGACGCGCCTGTACCGCTATGGTGAGGCTTTCGCTCATCTGGTGAAGTCTTCCAGCCGGGTGCTGGCCGCGCTGGACGGGGCGCAGGGAGATGCGCGCACGTGCGGCAACACCTACGTACAGCTCCTCGCCCAAGCCCTCGTCCCCACGCCCCGTAACAACTGCACGCTCAATGGCCCGACGAGTGAGGCGTGGTTCACGCATTGGCGCACGCACCTCGAGCGGCTGGGCGTCAAGTTCTTCCAAGGCTCGCTCGCGGGGTTTCAGTTGGAAAATGGCCGGCTGGTTGCCCAGATGGACTATTTGTCAAAGCCCAAGGCCCCCGAGCCACATGGCGGCGCGGGAGACAAGGAGGCGGTCTACTTCGTCGTGGCGACGGATCTCCCCTCGGCCGCCCAGACCGCGAAGAACCTTGGAGCGGGAATTCCCTCTCAGCTCCAGGACTACGCGTCCAAGATACCGGTGCATCCAAGAGCCACCACCTTCCGGCCGAGAACCGAGTCCGAGTGGGAACTCGAACATCCAGCGTGGGACCGGCTCCAGACGATCTCTGGCATCCAGTTTTTCTTCGAGAAGCACCTGAACATCGTGGATGGCTACCTCTACTGCGTGGATGCGGAATGGGGATTGTCGGCCATTTGCAGCCAGCTCGTCTGGAAGGAGCGCCCCATCGCGGCCTTGAGCGCCTACCAGTCCATCCTCAGTGTGGACATTGGGGATTGGAATGCCCCTTCCCGGGAGCTCAAGAAGACGGCCTCTCAGTGCTCCCCCGAGCAGCTGGCGGCCGAGGTCCTCCGCCAGCTGCGCGTCTCCCTGAGCGCCCGGGGACAGGGACGCCCTCCCGCAGGGTTCGTTCTGCCAGAACCTGACTGGATTCACATCGACGACAGCTTGGAGTACCTGGCGCCTGAAGAGAAGAGTCCGCCTCTCTCCCTCTTCCGGCTGGCACGGAACCGAGCGCCCTATCTCGTTCCCATCGCCGGAGACTGGAAGTACCGGCCGGGCCCCGAGCCCTGGGACCCCACCCCTCAAGCAGCCCCACCTCCTCGCTGGGAGCACCCGGCCTCCGTGTGGCAACCGCCGCAGGGCGGCTATCCGGTGCATTATGACCGGCTCGTCTTCGCAGGCACGTGGACCCGGACCTTCACGCGGATGACCACCATGGAGTCCGCCAACGAGTCCGCGCGGCATGCCGTCAATGCCATCCTCGACCACCGCACGTTCAAGCATCCCCCGGCCACTGGCACGGCCTCCACGCCGTCCACCCCCTCCGCGCCCAGCAGCCACTGGCAATACCCCGGCTCGCCGGGCATCAGCGGGTCCAATCCCTATCAGCGGGGGTTCTTCCCCACCACCCCGTGGGGGGACTACTGCCGCATCTGGAATCCCGAGATCAACGAGCTGCCAGACCTCGAGCTGCTCCAGCAACAGGATGAAAAGAACTTCCACCAAGGCCTGCCCCATCCCATGGACATGATGGGGGCCGAGGTGCTGCCCTCGATCTTCTCCCAGGTGCCCGGACTTGGGACGTCCTTCGACTCGCTGTTGAACTGGGCCGCCTCGCTCGGCGCCACCTTGCCGCAGGCCTCGCACGGGCTGTTGGCCGTGCTGCGCCACCTGCGCTCGGTGCTGGAATCGGCGCCTCGCTCGCACCACCCCTACTGA